A part of bacterium genomic DNA contains:
- a CDS encoding YfiR family protein, giving the protein MRTLLLVIGLFLLATPLGQAQEMEVPAEVQYALLHKILAFDRNLKARAGSELVIGILYQTAFRSSLSCKDDFVAVMAESQIDKLVDLPIRHVPIALTDDINLAEAAARNSIDIFYVAPLRAVELKTITAVSRNRKILTFTGVPAYVEAGLTVGIGSKGENPRVIVNLSAAKAEGVEFSSQLLKLAKVIE; this is encoded by the coding sequence ATGCGAACCCTGCTGCTTGTGATCGGCTTGTTTCTGCTGGCGACCCCTTTGGGCCAGGCCCAGGAGATGGAAGTGCCTGCCGAGGTGCAATACGCCTTGCTGCACAAGATTCTGGCTTTCGATCGCAACCTGAAGGCGCGGGCCGGCAGCGAGTTGGTCATTGGCATCTTGTATCAAACCGCCTTTCGCAGTTCGCTCTCCTGCAAGGATGACTTCGTCGCGGTGATGGCAGAATCGCAGATCGACAAGCTGGTGGACTTGCCGATCCGGCATGTGCCGATTGCGCTCACTGACGATATCAATCTGGCGGAGGCCGCTGCCCGCAACAGCATCGACATTTTCTATGTGGCGCCCTTGCGCGCCGTCGAATTGAAAACCATTACCGCCGTCAGCCGCAACCGCAAGATTCTCACGTTTACCGGCGTGCCCGCTTATGTCGAGGCCGGGCTGACCGTGGGCATCGGCAGCAAGGGCGAGAATCCCCGCGTCATCGTGAATTTGTCCGCCGCCAAAGCCGAGGGTGTGGAGTTCAGCTCGCAATTGTTGAAGCTGGCCAAGGTGATTGAATGA
- a CDS encoding response regulator codes for MEPLGRILMADDEETFLQSTAALLRRRGFECDCVNDAPGALAKLRSQQYDLMIADIKMPGNTDLELIKSLPQVAPGMPVIMVTGYPSLESAAQSIELPVVAYLVKPVDFDQLLEQAKISVEYSRTYRAVAGAPAHVQDWRLELGSVRRMISQTAGETALPGIDAFMTQTFRMIVHHLADMKHMVETLAVRSLEQDDGHKSSTTRYMELVDVIFEAISVLERIKHVFPSEELDVLRLKLKRVVKGQGGLLKEEE; via the coding sequence ATGGAGCCTTTGGGCAGAATTTTGATGGCTGATGATGAGGAGACTTTTCTGCAATCCACTGCGGCCTTGTTGCGCCGCCGCGGTTTCGAATGCGATTGCGTGAACGACGCCCCCGGCGCGCTTGCCAAGCTGCGCAGCCAGCAGTATGACTTGATGATTGCCGATATCAAGATGCCGGGCAACACCGATCTCGAGTTGATCAAATCTTTGCCGCAGGTCGCGCCCGGCATGCCGGTGATCATGGTAACCGGCTACCCCTCGCTGGAATCAGCGGCGCAGTCCATTGAACTGCCGGTGGTGGCCTATCTGGTGAAGCCGGTCGATTTCGACCAGTTGCTGGAGCAGGCCAAAATCTCGGTGGAATATTCCCGCACCTATCGCGCGGTGGCCGGCGCGCCGGCGCACGTGCAGGATTGGCGGCTGGAACTGGGCAGCGTGCGCCGGATGATCAGCCAAACCGCGGGGGAAACTGCACTGCCCGGCATCGACGCATTCATGACGCAAACCTTTCGCATGATCGTGCATCACCTCGCCGATATGAAGCACATGGTCGAAACCCTGGCGGTCCGCAGTCTGGAGCAGGACGATGGTCACAAGAGCAGCACCACCCGTTACATGGAACTGGTGGATGTGATTTTCGAGGCCATCTCCGTGCTGGAACGAATCAAGCATGTTTTTCCCTCCGAGGAACTGGATGTGTTGCGTTTGAAATTGAAACGCGTCGTGAAAGGCCAAGGCGGCCTGCTCAAAGAGGAGGAATGA
- a CDS encoding HAMP domain-containing protein translates to MNLLAHLSIKRKLTLIIMLTSTVALMLACAAFLGYELITFRSTIVQNVSILADVIGANSTAALVFNDPKAAEETMAALAAEAHIIAAVIYRKDAPAAFARYTRAGDQSLLPMIVLHNGHLFWQNHLLLARPILMAKQPIGTILLQSDLRAMDERLQRYAGIMLAVLLASSIAAFLLSSQLQHVISRPILHLVATARAVSEQKDYSVRARKESHDELGLLIDSFNEMLAQIHEQDEALKASLREKEVLLKEIHHRVKNNLQVISSLLNLQSASLTEPAVAAMFTESQNRIKSMALIHEKLYQSKDLARIDFAEYVRNLTNHLYRSYVVNASLIKLQLAVEDLHLNVDTAIPCGLLLNELVSNSLKYAFPHGRRGEISLRLTRLTASELVLIVRDNGVGLPPGLDIQNTKSLGLKLVQMLTKQLKGTLTCRAEAGTEFQLVFPA, encoded by the coding sequence CACCTTTCGCAGCACCATCGTGCAGAACGTGTCGATCCTGGCGGACGTCATCGGCGCCAACTCGACGGCCGCGCTGGTGTTCAACGACCCAAAAGCCGCCGAGGAAACCATGGCCGCGCTGGCTGCCGAGGCGCACATTATCGCGGCTGTGATCTATCGCAAGGATGCGCCCGCTGCCTTCGCCCGCTACACGCGGGCCGGCGACCAGTCCCTGCTGCCCATGATCGTGCTGCACAACGGCCATCTCTTCTGGCAAAACCACTTGTTGCTGGCCCGTCCCATCCTCATGGCGAAGCAGCCCATCGGTACGATTTTGCTGCAGAGTGACCTGCGCGCGATGGACGAACGGCTGCAGCGCTATGCCGGCATCATGCTCGCCGTGCTGCTGGCCTCCTCGATCGCCGCCTTTTTGCTCTCCTCGCAGTTGCAGCACGTGATCTCCCGGCCGATTCTGCATTTGGTGGCGACGGCGCGCGCGGTTTCCGAGCAAAAGGATTATTCCGTGCGCGCCCGCAAGGAGAGCCACGACGAACTGGGCTTGTTGATCGACAGCTTCAACGAGATGCTGGCGCAGATTCACGAGCAGGACGAGGCGCTCAAGGCCTCGCTGCGCGAGAAGGAAGTGCTGCTCAAGGAGATTCACCACCGCGTGAAGAACAATCTGCAGGTGATTTCGAGCCTGCTCAATCTGCAATCCGCCTCGCTCACCGAGCCGGCGGTGGCCGCGATGTTCACCGAAAGCCAGAATCGCATCAAATCCATGGCGCTCATCCATGAGAAGCTGTATCAATCCAAAGATCTTGCCCGCATCGACTTTGCCGAGTATGTGCGCAACCTGACCAATCACTTGTACCGCTCCTATGTCGTCAATGCCAGCTTGATCAAGCTCCAGCTCGCAGTGGAAGACTTGCATCTCAATGTCGATACCGCCATTCCCTGCGGCTTGCTGCTCAACGAGCTGGTGTCCAATTCGCTCAAATACGCCTTTCCCCACGGCCGGCGCGGCGAGATCAGCCTTCGGCTCACGCGCTTGACCGCGAGCGAGCTGGTGTTGATCGTGCGCGATAACGGCGTCGGCCTGCCGCCGGGCCTGGATATTCAGAACACCAAATCCCTGGGGCTGAAGCTGGTGCAGATGCTCACCAAGCAGCTCAAGGGCACGCTCACTTGCCGCGCGGAAGCGGGCACGGAATTCCAACTGGTTTTTCCAGCATGA
- a CDS encoding ATP-binding protein has product MNQSPATKIMVVEDETIVALDIQSRLRKFGYEVVAVCSSGEEALAQVPAVLPDLILMDIMLAGELDGIKTAEQIRSRYDLPVIFLTAYADEKTLQAAKLTEPYGYVLKPFEERELHSNIEMGLYRHKLEREIKESRQWFATTLKCIGDAVIATDEKGIVVFMNAVAQALTGWPESAAVGVELNAVFRIVNETTRQPAENPALRALREGVITGLANHTILLAQDGREFPIDDSAAPIRDERGNIIGVVLVFRDVSERKQAEDQIRRYNEQLEELVRVRTARLQQLERQRLENEKLAATGRMAARIAHEINNPLAGIKNSFLLIKDHVPRDHPDYEFVPRLEREIDRIAGIVQQMFTLYRPDRNMTKEYPASEAIRDVVALARSGAQEAGVTITVAIEQAGQARVNSEGTLRQVLFNLLRNAIEASARGSAIMVQAAARDGWLNLIVADQGCGIPEAIQSQVFEPFFTTKSGSATGGLGLGLSISKNLAEASGGAIRFESKQGLGTTFHILLPLAGSAPTRSEDN; this is encoded by the coding sequence ATGAATCAGAGTCCGGCTACGAAAATCATGGTTGTCGAAGATGAAACGATCGTCGCGCTTGACATTCAAAGCCGATTGCGGAAGTTCGGTTACGAGGTCGTGGCGGTTTGTTCCAGCGGCGAGGAAGCCCTGGCGCAGGTGCCCGCCGTGCTGCCTGATTTGATTTTGATGGACATCATGCTGGCGGGCGAGTTGGATGGCATCAAAACTGCAGAGCAAATTCGCAGCCGCTACGACTTGCCGGTGATCTTTTTGACCGCCTATGCCGATGAGAAAACACTGCAAGCGGCCAAGCTCACCGAGCCTTACGGCTATGTGTTGAAGCCCTTTGAAGAGCGCGAGCTGCATTCCAACATCGAAATGGGGCTTTACCGGCACAAACTGGAGCGCGAAATCAAGGAAAGCCGGCAATGGTTTGCCACCACGCTGAAGTGCATCGGCGACGCCGTCATTGCCACCGACGAAAAGGGCATCGTCGTGTTCATGAATGCAGTGGCGCAGGCGCTCACCGGCTGGCCGGAGTCAGCCGCCGTGGGCGTGGAACTGAACGCGGTGTTTCGCATCGTGAATGAGACCACGCGCCAGCCCGCGGAAAACCCGGCGCTCCGCGCACTGCGCGAAGGCGTGATTACCGGCCTGGCCAATCACACGATTTTGCTCGCCCAGGACGGCCGCGAATTTCCCATCGATGACAGCGCCGCGCCCATTCGCGACGAGCGCGGCAACATCATCGGCGTGGTGCTGGTCTTCCGCGATGTAAGCGAGCGCAAGCAGGCGGAAGATCAGATTCGCCGCTACAACGAACAACTGGAGGAATTGGTGCGGGTGCGCACCGCGCGGCTGCAGCAGCTCGAACGCCAGCGCCTGGAGAATGAGAAACTCGCGGCCACCGGCCGCATGGCGGCGCGCATCGCGCATGAGATCAACAATCCGCTCGCCGGCATCAAAAATTCTTTTCTGCTGATCAAAGATCACGTGCCGCGCGATCATCCGGACTATGAATTCGTGCCGCGGCTGGAACGGGAGATCGACCGCATTGCCGGCATCGTGCAGCAGATGTTCACGCTCTACCGGCCGGATCGTAATATGACCAAGGAATATCCCGCCAGCGAAGCCATCCGCGACGTGGTGGCGCTGGCCAGATCCGGCGCCCAGGAGGCCGGCGTCACGATCACGGTTGCCATCGAGCAGGCCGGCCAGGCGCGGGTGAATTCCGAAGGAACCTTGCGCCAGGTGCTGTTCAATCTGCTGCGCAATGCCATCGAAGCGTCAGCGCGCGGCAGTGCGATCATGGTGCAGGCCGCGGCGCGCGACGGCTGGCTGAACCTCATCGTGGCGGATCAGGGCTGCGGCATTCCGGAGGCGATTCAGTCACAAGTGTTCGAGCCGTTTTTCACCACCAAGAGCGGATCGGCAACGGGCGGGCTGGGCCTCGGCCTCTCCATTTCCAAAAACCTGGCGGAGGCTTCGGGCGGCGCAATTCGCTTTGAAAGCAAGCAGGGGCTGGGCACTACGTTTCACATTCTGCTGCCGCTCGCGGGCAGCGCACCAACCCGGTCTGAAGACAATTGA
- a CDS encoding TonB-dependent receptor, which translates to MMKLSQKHRPRCWLGSLLLLAVPALAQEPDELLGRSLDELLNIRINTAAKYEQTASEAPAAVTILTAAEIKAYGFETLEQLLRSVRGFYVSNDRNYSYVGVRGFSRPTDYNNRILLLLDGHTLNENFYGSAMIGTELALDLAALERVEIVRGPGSALYGTNAMFAVINLVPKPGKAVEGGELTTAFGSLGRRRAGLRFGKEFANGLDLFVAGQWAESDGRNLYYLEYDDPATNNGIAENLDWDKYRSLFAALAYKNLGFSGLFTGRDKGIPTGAYAIVFNREAQTSDGRRFLELKWNGSFDGNKSFLLRGYYDHYAYAGKYPYATTYRDLSRGTWVGSEAQLLWDTGANNRVTAGVEYQQHLQARYRAWDRHQTFFDGDFPFHLMSWYWQDEWQAAANLALTLGLRWDRYSTVGSAQAPRAALVFHPHKSTTLKLLYGAAFRAPSPWEVNTDDGVSYKSNPAVAPEHITTIELVGEQRLTAAWFGTVSLYQYLMRDLIDPVVDPLDGLAQFRNVSRAQAHGAEFEVSLRPQNGPRGSASYSYQSARDDSRTRKFLTNSPRHLAKLGLVCPVPRPLETALEMQYETSRLTVYRSRTPGYLLANLRLSSRAGAAAPAWLRRVHAAVAINNVFDASYQTPGGVEHRQAGITQNRRNYQAELRVKL; encoded by the coding sequence ATGATGAAACTCTCACAGAAACACCGGCCGCGTTGCTGGTTGGGCAGCCTCCTCCTGCTCGCCGTACCGGCGTTGGCGCAGGAGCCGGACGAGCTGCTCGGCCGCTCGCTCGATGAATTGCTCAACATCAGGATCAATACCGCCGCCAAATATGAGCAAACCGCCAGCGAAGCACCGGCCGCGGTCACCATCCTCACCGCCGCCGAAATCAAGGCCTATGGCTTCGAAACGCTGGAACAATTACTGCGCAGCGTGCGCGGGTTCTATGTGAGCAATGACCGCAATTACAGCTATGTGGGCGTGCGCGGCTTCAGCCGGCCAACGGACTACAACAATCGCATCCTGTTGTTGCTCGACGGACACACGCTTAACGAGAATTTCTACGGTTCGGCGATGATCGGCACCGAACTGGCGCTCGATCTCGCCGCGCTCGAGCGCGTCGAAATCGTGCGCGGCCCCGGCTCGGCCTTATATGGCACCAATGCCATGTTCGCCGTGATCAATCTCGTGCCCAAGCCGGGCAAAGCAGTGGAGGGCGGCGAGCTGACCACGGCGTTCGGCAGCCTGGGCAGGCGCCGCGCCGGCCTGCGCTTCGGCAAGGAATTCGCCAACGGCTTGGATCTGTTTGTTGCCGGCCAGTGGGCCGAGAGCGACGGCCGGAATCTTTACTATCTCGAATATGATGATCCCGCGACCAACAACGGCATTGCTGAAAATCTGGACTGGGACAAATACCGCAGTCTGTTTGCCGCGCTGGCTTACAAAAACCTCGGGTTTTCCGGCCTGTTCACCGGCCGCGACAAGGGCATTCCGACCGGTGCCTACGCCATTGTGTTCAACCGCGAAGCCCAAACCTCTGACGGCCGGCGCTTCCTCGAGCTCAAATGGAACGGCAGCTTTGACGGCAACAAGAGTTTCCTGCTGCGCGGCTACTACGATCACTATGCCTATGCCGGAAAATATCCCTATGCGACAACCTACCGTGATCTCTCGCGCGGCACCTGGGTGGGCAGCGAAGCACAATTGCTGTGGGACACCGGTGCCAACAACCGCGTGACCGCCGGCGTGGAATATCAACAGCACTTGCAAGCCCGCTATCGCGCGTGGGACCGGCACCAGACGTTTTTCGACGGTGACTTTCCCTTTCACCTCATGTCCTGGTATTGGCAGGATGAGTGGCAAGCTGCCGCGAATCTCGCGCTCACGCTGGGGCTGCGCTGGGATCGCTATTCCACCGTGGGCAGCGCGCAGGCGCCGCGCGCCGCATTGGTTTTTCATCCCCATAAAAGCACGACCCTCAAGCTGCTCTATGGCGCAGCCTTTCGTGCGCCTTCGCCCTGGGAAGTGAACACCGATGATGGGGTTTCCTACAAATCCAATCCTGCGGTTGCTCCCGAGCACATCACCACAATCGAACTGGTCGGCGAACAGCGCCTGACCGCGGCGTGGTTTGGTACGGTTTCGCTTTATCAATACCTCATGCGGGATTTGATCGACCCGGTGGTTGATCCGCTCGACGGCCTGGCACAATTTCGCAATGTCAGCCGCGCCCAAGCCCATGGCGCCGAGTTCGAAGTGAGTCTGCGGCCGCAAAACGGGCCGCGCGGCTCTGCCAGCTACTCTTATCAAAGCGCGCGCGACGACAGCCGCACCCGGAAGTTCCTGACCAATTCACCGCGCCACCTGGCCAAGCTCGGCCTGGTCTGTCCGGTGCCGCGGCCTCTCGAAACCGCGCTGGAAATGCAATATGAAACCTCGCGGCTCACGGTTTACCGTTCGCGCACGCCTGGCTATCTGCTCGCCAATCTGCGCCTCAGCTCGCGCGCCGGTGCGGCCGCACCGGCATGGCTGCGCCGCGTGCATGCGGCCGTGGCGATCAACAATGTTTTCGACGCCAGTTATCAGACGCCGGGCGGCGTCGAGCACCGCCAGGCGGGCATTACACAGAACCGGCGGAATTACCAGGCGGAATTGCGCGTCAAGCTCTAG